In Primulina eburnea isolate SZY01 chromosome 5, ASM2296580v1, whole genome shotgun sequence, a single window of DNA contains:
- the LOC140831601 gene encoding uncharacterized protein At4g29660 produces MTSYLWRKYVDYLEAKGERAILWDMMEPYRRPKSFTPLVCIYICAFYTGVIGAAITEQLYKEKFWEKHPGAEVPIMKPMFYGGPWRVYRGEVPRYTEE; encoded by the exons ATGACGAGTTATTTGTGGAGGAAATATGTCGATTATTTGGAAGCAAAGGGGGAAAGGGCGATTCTTTGGGACATGATGGAGCCGTACAGGCGTCCCAAATCATTCACTCCGTTGGTCTGCATTTATATTTGTGCTTTCTATACTGGGGTCATTGGCGCTGCAATCACGGAGCAGCTCTACAAG GAGAAGTTTTGGGAAAAACACCCTGGCGCAGAAGTTCCCATAATGAAGCCAATGTTTTATGGCGGACCTTGGAGGGTATATAGAGGGGAGGTTCCTCGATACACCGAGGAGTAG
- the LOC140832318 gene encoding thioredoxin-like 2, chloroplastic, with translation MADLMKLSGNSPSFSSSILTAFSSSLNSSQRALSFSQRLHRRIVSVSDISSVGGEFLSPNPFKSSKQLASFKIQATVTETEPPKWWERNAGPNMIDIHSTQEFLNALSQAGDKLVVVEFYGTWCASCRALFPKLCRTAEEHPDILFLKVNFDENKPMCKSLNVKVLPNFHFYRGADGQLEAFSCSLAKFQKIKDAIALHNTARCSIGPPRGVGDLNLEILSAPKEKQPESSVT, from the exons ATGGCCGATTTGATGAAATTGTCTGGCAATTCTCCGAGCTTTTCTTCTTCTATTTTAACCGCGTTTTCTTCGTCTTTGAATTCATCTCAAAGGGCCCTTTCTTTCAGCCAGAGGTTACACAGAAGGATTGTTTCTGTTTCAGATATCTCATCTGTTGGTGGTGAATTTTTATCCCCAAATCCCTTCAAATCCAGCAAGCAGTTAGCATCTTTCAAG ATACAAGCAACTGTTACTGAAACTGAGCCACCCAAGTGGTGGGAAAGAAATGCGGGTCCGAATATGATCGATATTCATTCCACACAAGAATTTTTGAATGCTTTGAGTCAGGCTGGAGATAAGCTGGTTGTAGTTGAGTTCTATGGGACGTGGTGTGCTTCTTGTCGAGCACTGTTTCCTAAG CTATGCAGAACAGCCGAGGAACATCCCGATATTTTGTTCCTTAAAGTTAATTTTGATGAAAACAAGCCCATGTGCAAAAGTTTGAATGTAAAGGTTCTTCCTAATTTCCACTTCTACCGTGGGGCAGATGGACAGCTTGAGGCCTTCTCTTGTTCCCTAGCCAAA TTTCAGAAAATAAAGGATGCAATCGCATTACATAACACAGCTCGATGCAGCATTGGTCCACCTAGAGGTGTCGGAGATCTCAACCTTGAAATCCTCTCGGCTCCTAAAGAGAAGCAACCTGAATCTTCTGTGACATAG
- the LOC140832319 gene encoding uncharacterized protein isoform X1: protein MLNSSKPASVLPEQIVVGKEHSLQGQNEKGVAQSTNQSLRKPEVANLTENLSQNLKNVGGQVDLVSSVSQPFPDLMESSENTSEGLTVEESIRSPVALTSSDILEQDVETFLEWASSTQPEQSIAGKEGSLEDKDDKGVSKLTDPSSRGFEDTLFTGHLNQMIPSVGGLGDLDSSHTEPSLAPKDLESTVAPMELSGEESGRSPVYLTRQPVSETATCLGREYEVQSKEIEAYDSYDPSAVEDKERETKTGLEGSKVTDIQGTSDQKPELEDFDKEEYNSPEISGLWIFPRNVGRLCITTAGNQVMKIAELQHVEANAHQEKKVSLESEILEQQYEIHETDIGNMPEPGSFPDDSCNILIGQVMP from the exons ATGTTAAATTCCTCAAAACCCGCTTCTGTACTACCTGAACAGATAGTAGTTGGAAAGGAACATTCTTTACAGGGTCAAAATGAAAAGGGTGTCGCTCAATCTACCAATCAAAGTTTGAGAAAACCCGAGGTTGCCAATCTTACTGAAAACTTGAGTCAAAACCTAAAAAATGTCGGTGGACAAGTAGATCTTGTTTCAAGTGTCTCCCAACCTTTTCCGGACCTAATGGAGTCGAGTGAAAATACTTCAGAGGGACTTACTGTAGAAGAAAGTATTAGATCACCAGTTGCTTTAACAAGTTCCGATATACTGGAGCAGGATGTGGAAACATTCCTTGAATGGGCATCATCGACACAACCTGAACAGAGTATAGCTGGAAAGGAAGGTTCTTTGGAGGACAAGGATGATAAGGGCGTCAGTAAATTGACTGATCCAAGTTCAAGAGGATTTGAGGATACCCTGTTTACAGGACACTTGAATCAAATGATACCAAGTGTTGGTGGACTAGGAGACTTAGATTCAAGTCACACCGAACCATCTTTGGCCCCCAAGGATTTGGAGTCAACTGTTGCTCCAATGGAACTCAGTGGGGAAGAAAGTGGTAGATCACCGGTTTATCTAACGAGGCAACCAGTTTCAGAAACAGCTACATGTTTGGGAAGAGAGTACGAGGTACAATCTAAAGAAATAGAAGCTTATGATTCTTATGATCCTTCAGCTGTAGAAGACAAAGAAAGGGAGACAAAAACAGGTCTTGAAGGCTCAAAAGTTACGGATATTCAAGGGACTTCAGATCAGAAACCAGAATTGGAGGACTTTGATAAAGAAGAATATAATTCGCCTGAAATCTCTGGTTTATGGATATTCCCGCGCAATGTAGGGCGTTTATGTATCACAACTGCTGGCAACCAAGTGATGAAAATAGCAGAGCTTCAACATGTTGAAGCCAATGCCCACCAAGAAAAGAAGGTTTCTTTGGAGTCAGAAATCTTGGAGCAG CAATATGAAATACATGAAACGGACATTGGTAATATGCCAGAACCCGGTAGCTTTCCTGATGACTCCTGTAACATACTAATTGGGCAGGTAATGCCTTGA
- the LOC140832319 gene encoding uncharacterized protein isoform X2: MLNSSKPASVLPEQIVVGKEHSLQGQNEKGVAQSTNQSLRKPEVANLTENLSQNLKNVGGQVDLVSSVSQPFPDLMESSENTSEGLTVEESIRSPVALTSSDILEQDVETFLEWASSTQPEQSIAGKEGSLEDKDDKGVSKLTDPSSRGFEDTLFTGHLNQMIPSVGGLGDLDSSHTEPSLAPKDLESTVAPMELSGEESGRSPVYLTRQPVSETATCLGREYEVQSKEIEAYDSYDPSAVEDKERETKTGLEGSKVTDIQGTSDQKPELEDFDKEEYNSPEISGLWIFPRNVGRLCITTAGNQVMKIAELQHVEANAHQEKKVSLESEILEQV, from the coding sequence ATGTTAAATTCCTCAAAACCCGCTTCTGTACTACCTGAACAGATAGTAGTTGGAAAGGAACATTCTTTACAGGGTCAAAATGAAAAGGGTGTCGCTCAATCTACCAATCAAAGTTTGAGAAAACCCGAGGTTGCCAATCTTACTGAAAACTTGAGTCAAAACCTAAAAAATGTCGGTGGACAAGTAGATCTTGTTTCAAGTGTCTCCCAACCTTTTCCGGACCTAATGGAGTCGAGTGAAAATACTTCAGAGGGACTTACTGTAGAAGAAAGTATTAGATCACCAGTTGCTTTAACAAGTTCCGATATACTGGAGCAGGATGTGGAAACATTCCTTGAATGGGCATCATCGACACAACCTGAACAGAGTATAGCTGGAAAGGAAGGTTCTTTGGAGGACAAGGATGATAAGGGCGTCAGTAAATTGACTGATCCAAGTTCAAGAGGATTTGAGGATACCCTGTTTACAGGACACTTGAATCAAATGATACCAAGTGTTGGTGGACTAGGAGACTTAGATTCAAGTCACACCGAACCATCTTTGGCCCCCAAGGATTTGGAGTCAACTGTTGCTCCAATGGAACTCAGTGGGGAAGAAAGTGGTAGATCACCGGTTTATCTAACGAGGCAACCAGTTTCAGAAACAGCTACATGTTTGGGAAGAGAGTACGAGGTACAATCTAAAGAAATAGAAGCTTATGATTCTTATGATCCTTCAGCTGTAGAAGACAAAGAAAGGGAGACAAAAACAGGTCTTGAAGGCTCAAAAGTTACGGATATTCAAGGGACTTCAGATCAGAAACCAGAATTGGAGGACTTTGATAAAGAAGAATATAATTCGCCTGAAATCTCTGGTTTATGGATATTCCCGCGCAATGTAGGGCGTTTATGTATCACAACTGCTGGCAACCAAGTGATGAAAATAGCAGAGCTTCAACATGTTGAAGCCAATGCCCACCAAGAAAAGAAGGTTTCTTTGGAGTCAGAAATCTTGGAGCAGGTATAG